One Aegilops tauschii subsp. strangulata cultivar AL8/78 chromosome 2, Aet v6.0, whole genome shotgun sequence genomic window, ATAGATAAAATATTTGAAAAGGGTATTTGCAAGATGGATTCTGTCATTATCTTGTTACTGTTGTCATGTCTGATATATTTGTGTAATTTGACAGGGATCTCCTGGTTGTTACAAATAAAAAGAGCACTGATGATCACATTTCTCTTTTAAAATGGCCATCTAGAACTGATGAGGAAAGAACTGTGGTATACCTCAAAATGGTGGAGGATAACTATAGCCCTAGGATTGATCTGCAAGGTTTGACATAACTCAGAAAACCACAATAAAATACCCTATTCATTGTTTTGAAAATAACATACTTCTTTTGGCTTTCAGAAAATGGTGATGACAATGTTTTATTGGGGTTTGGTGTGGAGAATGTTTCATTATTTCAGAAGATCACAGTACTGGTTGGACCTGAACAGAAGGAGGTTGCCCCTCAACATCTTCTACTTTGTTTGACTAGTGAAGGGAAACTAATGATTTATTATCTTGCCAGGTAGTTTTTTTGTTGAAACTTGGCAGTGCCATAGTTAGATGAAAAGACTGTTTACTTTTGTACTGCATTTCCTATATACTGACattttgtttttccttgttttgacACTGTTCTAATTTAGGATTTCTGACCCTTCTGATTTACCTCAAAAAAGTCTGTCTACCATTGAGGATACTAATGTGAATGAACAAATTTCTCCTGCAACTGCGTCTAATAAGCATCTGACTGTAAGTGTTATTTCAACTTCACACGACGGCAAGAGTCTGCTCGCAGCACATGGGACGATGGCCACACACGACGGCAGCAAGGTGAGTCTTCACCTTCTTTCATTTCAACTTTTGAGCTCCAAAATTTTGGGGATACAATTTCTAGAGTTTTTGTATTTGGGCCTTCACACGAAAACCCATTGGAGGCGGCTGCTCCTTCCGTGTCCCTGTGCCTGTGCCGCTGCTGAACCTAGAAGTGCAAAAGCAGCTACATCTCTTGGCGGGTGGAGGAGCACGCTCGCCCCGACCATCAGGGTTTTAAAAAGAACCACACGTACCTGCTAGCTACCGGCCCTTTGAGGCTTTGGGTCGACCCTGAAGCAGCTGCAGTATGACGAATTAATTAGTTCTTTACCTGTATATAATGTCTATTACAGGAGCATGCAGTGGATCAGTCATAGTCCTTGAATAGCTAACTACTGTAATTATATTGTTGCATTGTCTCATCAGTCTCATTGCTTGcttttgaacattttttttgaCTGACAACGTCTATCTTTTTTGCTGTAGGCGAAGAAAGAGAAGGACCCAGGTGAATCGTGTAGAAGATTGTTCAGTGCTGTATGCAAGAAACTCAGAGATGAGCGCGAAAAATACGATGCTGAGCCGGAAAAATACAAAGATGAGCTCACTACAGATTCTGAAGACTGGACTCTTATACCTATAATTGAAAAGATGCTGAATGCTCCTACTGATTGTGCTGAATCACCAGCAGAGTACTACAGCAAATTGACTAAAGATCTGCAGACGGTACGAGATGCAGTCTTTTCTGTTATGTTGTTGGTTACATTGCAAATGGATTGAATCACTGATGTTTCTTGATGTAGGTAACCAAAAGAATCAATGCACGGAAACGTGCATTCGAGAGAGATGATCTGGTGAAGACGCTGCGAAGGTCGATATGGGAAATCTCTCGGGTTGACTCAGCTGACCCATTTCTCGACAAAAAAAGAAAGGTAATGCGAGTTTTTTGAAGTATAATTATGGATTTTGTTAGCATACTGCTATAGATGTTTATTTTATGATTGCAAATTGCAATATATTTGCTCCATCCTATTATATATAAATACAAGTATGTGCTGTACTGTTCCCTGTCTATCCAGTACTGGATCGTTATTACTAAGTGCGTTTGATCCAATGTCTAGATGTATTTGTGAATATTCATGTTTAGATATGTGGGGCTACACTTATTTTTATTTCTCATGCAGACCGAAGCTGTGCAAGCATGCAGCTGGCTTGACAACAGGCTGAAAGAGCAGGGGTCAATCTCAATATATGAAGTTCCTCCTTCCCTAACATGTAAAGATATACAAAACTGGATTGACAAGCTAAACCAAGTGAAAAAACCCAAAAGGTAATTCTGGGACACATCCTAGAGTTTAATTTCTCCTTCCATTACGTAACACTATAAAGGTATCTTTTTTTCATTAGAACGAAACCTAGGACTTTTTCGTTGATATACCCTTCTACCTATATTTCTTTCCATGCCTTGATGGAGTGATGCAGTAGTCACATCTGTTAAATTAAAAATGCGTTTATTTTCCATTTGTAATGTATAACTAAGATGCTTTATTCAAATAATCATTTCTATGCATTTGCATTGCCATCCTTCCTTATTGTTTTGTGTATTAGATTATTTAGACTAGCTTCAGTTTGAAAGATAACTCTGTCTAAATATTTCTTGTTGCGAACAGCCTTCTAAAAGCATTGGATCCTAAACAGAGTGAAGTTATCTATTTTAACCCAAGCCAAGACGGTGCTCTCGGAAATTTCGTCAATTACTTCAGTGATAGGTTGTCTGATCATGCACAGAGGCAGACGTATCGACATGGAGAAGACTCCTGCCGTCTATTGGAGATTCAGAAGCCAAATGAACATCCACCTAGATGGATGTTGGTTAACGTGCTGGAAGATGGTCCTCCAGTCGAAGGAGTTCATCCAGTCGTGCATTACTTGCGGAGTGATAACTGTTATCTATCTGCTTTTAGTAATAGCAAGGGTCAAATTTATGAGCTTGTGGAGCATAACTCTATGCGAATGATCGAAGGTTCTCTTCCACTTGGATTCGGTAGAGACTATCCAAGTCTCACGAACTATGAAAAACCGGATCCTCTTCCAGAAGGTGTAACTACTGAAGATAGAATGTTGGAAATAGTTCTGAACATGGAGTATTTTTCACGCGGCATTGGAGCGCTGTCAAGATATGACCATAACATTCTGGCAGATCATAATGTGAGTGAAGCTGTAAAGCAAGAGATGGTTCGAGAAATGCTAGAGGCATTAGCTCGGGATGCTGTAATTTTAGCTGAGGTGTCACGCCTTGTTACCCTGTTCCTGTCAGTGAACCAAAACTGGAAGGAGTCGCATTCCACCCTGACAAAACTCCTGTTTAAGCACATGATGCTTTGGGGGGCCTACTCTGTCAAGGTCCGGACTGGTGCGAACAATTCTAAGGATGACAAAATCCGGCTATTTACTCAAGAAGCATTTAAGGTGCTTAATCTCGTTCTTAACGCAAAGGGTCCTGGAGCTATTGAGAATAGACCCATGGCACCTGGTAATGATGGCAAAGGATCAGATGACTCTGGCGGTGATGACGTAGACCAACAAACACCTGAATCAAGTCGTGGACAGCCTGCTAAGGACAAGAAATCAAAGATGTCTGGATCTGGATCACTTGACAGGTCTGATGATAATCTGGGCGGTGGCCATGATGGTGGAACCCAAAAGTTAAATTATGATCATTGCAGACCGGAGATAACTGAGACCAGCAAAGTCCATATGGCTTTCCTGACAGGATTGATCGTTGGCAAGAATTTTCTTCAGCCTAAGATCAGCCAGAGCCTCACAAAAAGTGGTCTTGAACTTCCGATCATCAGTAGAAGAAGTGTGCAGGCAAATGGAACTGGTTTGGGTCAGGTGATGTCATTAGCACATGAAACTTCATCTGGCCCTGTTGCTGGGAGTTCGATTGAGGATTATATGACCAGCATACCTACCCCATCAACAGCAGTTTATACTGGCCAGACCCTTTTTGAAATTTTTGCGGTTCACACCAACTTAAGCTTGATAAGTACCATTGTACTTTATGATGATCAGGGTGGTACTCTAGTATACGAGTCAAATGAAGCAAATAAGGAAAAGTTTATTCGTCGGCGCTCCAAGTGGCTGTCAAAGCATACCGGAAAAATCGCAGCTGATTTCACCGTATGATGTTTATTCATAAAGTAATCATGTTTTTCTTTTAGCTATTTTGGTGTATTCTTTGCTGATTTTTTTACAATATATACATGCAGGATTCTCTTATTCTGAGAGGACCGACCCGTCCTATGACTGCTCATGCAGGTTGTTGGATTTTTGAGATCGATGTGCCTATTGAGTCATCTTTCAGTTCGGAAGATTCTGAATTCCCTGATACAATATTTGAGACAACCCTGTGTTTGGATGACGATTATATGGATAATCCACGTTGCAGCTTAATATCCATAAGAGGTGGCTTCATAAACCTCACCTCCATTACATTTACCAATGCTCTTAGATCTACAGTTAGGTTTGCTTTTGATGGTCCCTTGGATGCCAGTGAGGTCCGAGGTATACTTACGCTATCCGTTGAAGGCTATGACGCCAAATTTACGATCTTGAAAAGTCGAGCCCTTGTATATCCTGTCGGTCAGACAAAATTTGAAGTCCGTTTACTTAGACATGTTTTGGCCCTTCCCGTCGGATGTCGTATACATGTCAAAGGCAACTTGAAGCTTGGAAGACAACAGAGTGTGCATGTAGATAAGTACCTTGTACTCGATAGAAAAATAGTAGAGGTTGAATGGCCTTTTGTTCCAT contains:
- the LOC109736058 gene encoding uncharacterized protein, which gives rise to MAAPRELDLSDEVEGQRDGTTDFVFCLVGDPIPVLPPASAPLPLFDLQSPPARPLAVSDGHAAVFLAHPDGFIAVRTKALIEASEEAREKGKASTRCAQDCCVTDVPLPGVTLLALSRDQSVLAACTGSEIQFFSATSLFTDKDIKPSSSCSMGRSGSVKDFKWLDNAYIVLSNGGLSHGSLGQGLKDIMENVDAVDCSKDGNHIAVARKNSLRILLPDLKETCCMALLFQLWPDSDSEGTDIKVDSIGWVRDDSIVVGCVRLNEESNEEAYLVQVIRSGGDTFFESSSKPVVFSYDVLRGIMNDILPSGVGPNLLLGYLHRWDLLVVTNKKSTDDHISLLKWPSRTDEERTVVYLKMVEDNYSPRIDLQENGDDNVLLGFGVENVSLFQKITVLVGPEQKEVAPQHLLLCLTSEGKLMIYYLARISDPSDLPQKSLSTIEDTNVNEQISPATASNKHLTVSVISTSHDGKSLLAAHGTMATHDGSKAKKEKDPGESCRRLFSAVCKKLRDEREKYDAEPEKYKDELTTDSEDWTLIPIIEKMLNAPTDCAESPAEYYSKLTKDLQTVTKRINARKRAFERDDLVKTLRRSIWEISRVDSADPFLDKKRKTEAVQACSWLDNRLKEQGSISIYEVPPSLTCKDIQNWIDKLNQVKKPKSLLKALDPKQSEVIYFNPSQDGALGNFVNYFSDRLSDHAQRQTYRHGEDSCRLLEIQKPNEHPPRWMLVNVLEDGPPVEGVHPVVHYLRSDNCYLSAFSNSKGQIYELVEHNSMRMIEGSLPLGFGRDYPSLTNYEKPDPLPEGVTTEDRMLEIVLNMEYFSRGIGALSRYDHNILADHNVSEAVKQEMVREMLEALARDAVILAEVSRLVTLFLSVNQNWKESHSTLTKLLFKHMMLWGAYSVKVRTGANNSKDDKIRLFTQEAFKVLNLVLNAKGPGAIENRPMAPGNDGKGSDDSGGDDVDQQTPESSRGQPAKDKKSKMSGSGSLDRSDDNLGGGHDGGTQKLNYDHCRPEITETSKVHMAFLTGLIVGKNFLQPKISQSLTKSGLELPIISRRSVQANGTGLGQVMSLAHETSSGPVAGSSIEDYMTSIPTPSTAVYTGQTLFEIFAVHTNLSLISTIVLYDDQGGTLVYESNEANKEKFIRRRSKWLSKHTGKIAADFTDSLILRGPTRPMTAHAGCWIFEIDVPIESSFSSEDSEFPDTIFETTLCLDDDYMDNPRCSLISIRGGFINLTSITFTNALRSTVRFAFDGPLDASEVRGILTLSVEGYDAKFTILKSRALVYPVGQTKFEVRLLRHVLALPVGCRIHVKGNLKLGRQQSVHVDKYLVLDRKIVEVEWPFVPLIKARICIEVCEFP